Proteins co-encoded in one Candidatus Polarisedimenticolaceae bacterium genomic window:
- a CDS encoding tetratricopeptide repeat protein, translated as MTFWTAMLLTGSLAGNAVAAETATPPSAPTIRPDDKSAETLKRGDAYAHLIAAGLAVSRGRSGEAAHEVDQAVQLEPNSAELHAEGATLLAMLGRRADAERLARHALTLDSGQIEAIRVLADLAASRSFGPKADPAARAEAIRLFEQLSVIDTKAPDDIWSALARLKLAAGDNAGAVDAAQKLVTRRPGDADALRLLVQSLVAAHRTKEGLDTALGWLKAHPDDDDLMPLVVEMARETGEWAVIESMCDQLLANDPDNVRARALRGEAKLRQGRPKDALDDLELARASTPRDPMVRLHVAAAYQALHRLADATQIAESLSSEFPDNTFVRLLLAEVLARRGEVDDAREEYVAALRGSAGDEADDAERRDDIRLRIAAIDLSGEHPSVDDARQVLAKLEKPDDSDALTMRARAALAASDVKEARRLAKLLAPAEPVGAALLEGEAELSPEKVGRAQEKFDFAVTKGGPQVRGDVASIYRRHGHDNEAEKQLRAWVTAMPEDAEGRLALGALLERTDRFPAGEIELRQAMKLDPKSGEAFNYLGYSLADRGERLEEALDLVRKALAIDPWNGAYLDSLGWVYFKMDRLDDAREPLDRAVREFPRDPTVLEHLGDYYEKTGDAARAKGYWKRALAAGPETPQAKDALEKKIGAAPSVPAAAPAANQTAASRP; from the coding sequence GTGACCTTCTGGACCGCGATGCTGCTGACGGGGAGCTTGGCCGGGAACGCCGTCGCCGCCGAGACGGCCACACCTCCGAGCGCACCGACGATTCGTCCCGACGACAAGTCGGCCGAGACGCTGAAGCGCGGCGACGCCTACGCGCACCTCATCGCCGCGGGGCTCGCCGTCTCGCGCGGGCGGAGCGGCGAGGCTGCGCACGAGGTCGACCAGGCGGTCCAGCTCGAGCCGAACTCCGCCGAGCTCCACGCCGAGGGAGCGACGCTCCTCGCGATGCTCGGCCGCCGGGCCGACGCCGAACGGCTCGCGCGGCACGCGCTCACCCTCGACTCCGGCCAGATCGAGGCGATCCGGGTCCTCGCCGATCTCGCGGCTTCGCGATCGTTCGGCCCCAAGGCCGACCCCGCCGCGCGCGCGGAAGCGATCCGCCTCTTCGAGCAGCTCTCCGTCATCGATACGAAAGCACCGGACGACATCTGGTCGGCCCTGGCGCGCCTCAAGCTCGCCGCCGGCGACAACGCGGGCGCCGTCGATGCCGCGCAGAAGCTCGTCACGCGACGGCCAGGAGACGCCGACGCCCTGCGCCTCCTCGTCCAGTCGCTCGTCGCCGCGCACCGCACGAAGGAAGGGCTCGACACGGCGCTCGGCTGGCTCAAGGCCCATCCCGACGACGACGATCTCATGCCGCTCGTCGTCGAGATGGCGCGCGAGACGGGGGAGTGGGCGGTCATCGAATCGATGTGCGACCAGCTCCTTGCGAACGACCCCGACAACGTGCGAGCCCGAGCGCTCCGCGGCGAGGCCAAGCTCCGCCAGGGTCGGCCGAAGGACGCGCTCGACGATCTCGAGCTGGCGCGCGCTTCGACGCCGCGCGACCCGATGGTCCGCCTCCACGTCGCCGCCGCGTACCAGGCGCTCCACCGGCTTGCCGATGCGACGCAGATCGCGGAGAGCCTCTCCTCGGAATTCCCGGACAACACGTTCGTCCGTCTGCTCCTCGCCGAGGTGCTCGCGCGCCGGGGCGAGGTCGATGACGCACGCGAGGAGTACGTCGCCGCGCTCCGGGGAAGCGCGGGCGACGAGGCCGACGACGCCGAGCGGCGCGACGACATCCGCCTGCGGATCGCGGCGATCGACCTGTCGGGCGAGCACCCCTCGGTCGACGACGCGCGCCAGGTGCTGGCCAAGCTCGAGAAGCCGGACGACTCGGATGCGCTGACGATGCGCGCGCGCGCGGCGCTCGCCGCAAGCGACGTCAAGGAGGCCCGCCGCCTCGCCAAGCTCTTGGCACCGGCGGAGCCGGTCGGCGCCGCACTCCTCGAGGGCGAGGCCGAGCTGAGTCCGGAAAAGGTCGGCCGCGCGCAAGAGAAGTTCGACTTCGCGGTCACGAAGGGCGGGCCGCAAGTGCGCGGCGACGTGGCCTCGATCTATCGCCGTCACGGGCACGACAACGAGGCGGAGAAGCAGCTCCGCGCCTGGGTCACGGCGATGCCGGAGGATGCGGAAGGGCGCCTCGCGCTGGGCGCGCTCCTCGAGCGGACGGACCGCTTCCCCGCGGGCGAAATCGAGCTGCGGCAGGCGATGAAGCTCGACCCGAAATCCGGCGAGGCGTTCAACTACCTCGGCTACAGCCTGGCGGACCGCGGCGAGCGGCTCGAGGAGGCGCTCGACCTCGTGCGCAAGGCTCTCGCGATCGACCCGTGGAACGGCGCCTATCTCGATTCGCTCGGCTGGGTCTACTTCAAGATGGACCGCCTGGACGACGCGCGTGAGCCTCTCGATCGCGCCGTCCGCGAGTTCCCGAGGGACCCGACGGTGCTCGAGCACCTGGGCGATTACTACGAGAAGACGGGCGACGCCGCGCGTGCGAAAGGCTACTGGAAGCGCGCCCTGGCCGCGGGCCCCGAGACTCCGCAGGCGAAGGACGCGCTCGAGAAGAAGATCGGCGCCGCGCCTTCGGTCCCCGCCGCCGCCCCCGCGGCGAACCAGACCGCCGCTTCGCGTCCGTGA
- a CDS encoding 4-(cytidine 5'-diphospho)-2-C-methyl-D-erythritol kinase, translated as MIRVSCPGKINLALKVLGRREDGFHEIVTVFQAIDLADRLIVGDAEALTLETADTSIPRDGTNLVLRAAALLRERVPAAAGRGAAFHLEKRLPVGGGLGGGSSDAAGALVALDRLWQLGLSEDALRGLAAELGSDVPFFLAGGTALGTGRGEIVERLPSIPARDVVLGVPRGGLLTSEVYRALGRALTPTPRDVTVTRFFVKLAERNDFALATNDLEEAAFVMRGDLVAFRDALRASGAELALLSGSGSSVFGVFRAEKDAASIALALRREFPDWAVHRCRTVASGVRVETADEERDQGLLGQR; from the coding sequence ATGATCCGGGTCTCCTGTCCGGGAAAGATCAACCTCGCCCTCAAGGTCCTCGGCCGCCGCGAGGACGGTTTCCACGAGATCGTCACGGTCTTCCAGGCGATCGATCTCGCCGACCGGCTCATTGTCGGCGACGCGGAAGCGCTCACGCTCGAGACCGCCGACACGTCCATCCCCAGGGACGGCACCAACCTCGTGCTGCGCGCCGCCGCCCTTCTCCGCGAGCGCGTTCCGGCCGCCGCCGGGCGCGGCGCCGCCTTCCATCTCGAGAAGCGTCTTCCGGTGGGGGGCGGGCTCGGCGGGGGAAGCTCCGACGCGGCGGGCGCGCTCGTCGCGCTCGATCGCCTCTGGCAGCTCGGGCTCTCCGAGGACGCCCTCCGCGGCCTCGCCGCCGAGCTCGGCTCGGATGTCCCGTTCTTCCTTGCCGGTGGGACCGCGCTCGGGACGGGGCGCGGCGAGATCGTCGAGCGATTGCCCTCGATCCCGGCAAGGGACGTCGTGCTCGGCGTCCCGCGGGGCGGGCTCCTCACGTCCGAGGTCTACCGGGCGCTGGGGCGAGCGTTGACACCCACGCCGCGTGATGTTACGGTGACGCGGTTTTTCGTTAAGTTGGCGGAACGAAACGACTTCGCGCTCGCGACGAACGACCTCGAAGAGGCCGCGTTCGTGATGCGGGGCGATCTCGTCGCGTTCCGGGATGCGCTGCGTGCGTCCGGAGCGGAACTCGCGCTCCTGAGCGGCAGCGGGTCGTCGGTGTTCGGGGTCTTCCGGGCGGAGAAGGACGCAGCGTCGATCGCTCTTGCGCTGCGACGGGAGTTTCCAGACTGGGCGGTGCACCGGTGCCGCACGGTCGCGTCGGGTGTTCGGGTCGAGACGGCGGATGAAGAACGAGATCAAGGTCTTCTCGGGCAACGGTAA
- a CDS encoding ribose-phosphate pyrophosphokinase: MKNEIKVFSGNGNPALARAICDYLRLPLGDWKLSRFSDGEVYCQVLENVRGTDVFVIQPTCHPVNENIMELLIAVDAMKRSSAARITAVIPYYGYARQDRKDKPRVPISAKVVADLLTAAGVDRLLTMDLHAPAIQGFFDLPVDHLFAAPVLLDWVDRRRFRNLTVVSPDAGGVERARAFAKKLGAGLVIIDKRRVEANVAETMNVIGEVEGRDCVIVDDIVDTAGTLVGTVDALVDKGATRVLACFSHAVLSGPAMERIERSPLEHVVVTDSIALPDHKAQHPKITVLSVASLLGEAIARIHSNSSVSSLFV; this comes from the coding sequence ATGAAGAACGAGATCAAGGTCTTCTCGGGCAACGGTAACCCCGCACTCGCGCGAGCGATCTGCGACTACCTGCGCCTGCCGCTCGGTGATTGGAAGCTCTCGCGCTTCTCCGACGGCGAGGTCTACTGTCAGGTCCTGGAGAACGTCCGTGGGACCGACGTCTTCGTGATCCAGCCGACCTGCCATCCCGTCAACGAGAACATCATGGAGCTCCTGATCGCGGTCGACGCGATGAAGCGCTCGTCGGCGGCGCGCATCACCGCCGTGATCCCGTACTACGGCTACGCGCGCCAGGACCGGAAGGACAAGCCGCGCGTGCCGATCTCGGCGAAGGTCGTGGCCGATCTCCTCACCGCGGCGGGCGTCGACCGGCTCCTCACGATGGATCTCCACGCTCCCGCGATCCAGGGGTTCTTCGACCTGCCGGTCGACCACCTCTTCGCGGCGCCGGTGCTCCTCGACTGGGTCGACCGCCGGCGCTTCCGGAACCTGACGGTCGTCTCGCCCGACGCCGGCGGCGTCGAGCGCGCGCGTGCGTTCGCGAAGAAGCTCGGCGCGGGCCTCGTCATCATCGACAAGCGCCGCGTCGAGGCGAACGTGGCCGAGACGATGAACGTCATCGGTGAGGTCGAGGGGCGCGATTGCGTCATCGTCGACGACATCGTCGACACGGCGGGAACGCTCGTCGGCACCGTCGACGCCCTCGTGGACAAGGGGGCGACGCGCGTCCTCGCCTGCTTCTCCCACGCCGTCCTCTCGGGGCCCGCGATGGAGCGGATCGAGCGCTCGCCGCTCGAGCACGTCGTCGTCACCGACTCGATCGCGCTGCCGGATCACAAGGCGCAGCATCCCAAGATCACCGTCCTCTCCGTCGCGAGCCTGCTCGGAGAGGCCATCGCTCGAATTCACAGCAACTCCTCGGTGAGCTCGCTGTTCGTCTAA
- a CDS encoding 50S ribosomal protein L25 — protein MNKNIVVEVQEREGRGKNASGRLRREGGVPGVLYGLGRPPHHVAVASRKIEDVLRSETGRNTIFTLALAGQDRSRAVMIKDLQRHPVTERLVHVDFVRVDLDKAVRVKVPIRLVGIAEGVKTEGGILEFVHRTIEVECLPADIPEHLDVDVSGLHLNQNLSVSNIPFPEKVKVLDDPETIVCVVAMPKEEAAPVAEEAADAAAEPEVIKKGKEAAPEDADKKGGADAKKAPEAKKPEAKKA, from the coding sequence ATGAACAAGAACATCGTCGTCGAAGTCCAGGAGCGCGAGGGTCGCGGGAAGAACGCGAGCGGGCGTCTCCGCCGCGAGGGGGGCGTGCCGGGCGTGCTGTACGGCCTGGGCCGGCCGCCGCACCACGTCGCCGTTGCCTCGCGCAAGATCGAGGACGTCCTCCGCAGCGAGACCGGGCGCAACACGATCTTCACGCTGGCACTCGCCGGCCAGGACCGCTCGCGGGCGGTCATGATCAAGGACCTGCAGCGCCACCCGGTCACCGAGCGTCTCGTCCACGTCGACTTCGTGCGCGTCGACCTCGACAAGGCCGTGCGCGTCAAGGTCCCGATCCGTCTCGTCGGAATCGCCGAGGGCGTGAAGACCGAAGGAGGCATCCTCGAGTTCGTCCACCGCACGATCGAGGTCGAATGCCTCCCCGCCGACATCCCCGAGCACCTGGACGTCGACGTCTCGGGCCTCCACCTCAATCAGAACCTCTCCGTCAGCAACATCCCGTTCCCGGAGAAGGTGAAGGTCCTGGACGATCCGGAGACGATCGTCTGCGTCGTCGCGATGCCGAAGGAAGAGGCGGCACCCGTCGCCGAGGAAGCCGCCGACGCCGCCGCCGAGCCCGAGGTCATCAAGAAGGGCAAGGAAGCCGCGCCCGAGGACGCCGACAAGAAGGGCGGGGCCGACGCGAAGAAGGCTCCCGAGGCGAAGAAGCCCGAGGCGAAGAAGGCTTGA
- the pth gene encoding aminoacyl-tRNA hydrolase, whose protein sequence is MRLVLGLGNDGPEYRWTRHNAGFMVVDEIAARCGATLEARGDLGRLTYAAKTEWAGEPVVLAQPRTLMNRSGQAAAALVRKHALELTDLIVVYDDADLAFGRVRVRPEGGAGGHNGIRSLMDTFGTGAFARVKLGVLGEGRHSRDLADYVLDRFLPDEKPVVLRMVTLAADAVESVLRQGVLAAQAAFNGATA, encoded by the coding sequence TTGAGGCTCGTCCTCGGCCTGGGGAACGACGGGCCCGAGTACCGCTGGACCCGCCACAACGCGGGCTTCATGGTCGTCGACGAGATCGCGGCGCGCTGCGGCGCCACGCTGGAGGCCCGCGGCGATCTGGGCCGCCTGACCTACGCCGCGAAGACGGAGTGGGCGGGCGAGCCGGTGGTCCTCGCGCAACCGCGCACGCTCATGAACCGCTCGGGCCAGGCGGCTGCGGCGCTCGTCCGCAAGCACGCGCTCGAGCTGACCGACCTGATCGTCGTGTACGACGACGCCGATCTCGCGTTCGGGCGCGTGCGCGTGCGCCCGGAAGGGGGTGCCGGCGGCCACAACGGGATCCGCTCGCTCATGGACACGTTCGGCACGGGGGCGTTCGCGCGCGTCAAGTTGGGCGTTCTGGGCGAGGGGCGGCACTCCCGTGACCTCGCCGACTACGTTCTCGACCGGTTCCTCCCGGACGAGAAGCCGGTCGTGCTCCGGATGGTGACGCTCGCCGCGGATGCAGTCGAGTCGGTGCTGAGGCAGGGGGTCCTGGCGGCCCAGGCGGCGTTCAACGGGGCGACCGCCTGA
- the rpsF gene encoding 30S ribosomal protein S6 gives MVRTYETVFITVPTLTDEEDRGVVDALATVVSDGGGVFTANDRMGRRRLAYPIKKFEDGVYTRFLFDSEPVVPKELDRRLRINDKVIRHMTVLLEPDWAVAAKEQAVRDAQARADAEAARAAGVLIEATEAPAPRGRGERDEDDGEFDERD, from the coding sequence GTGGTCCGGACGTACGAGACCGTCTTCATCACCGTTCCCACACTCACCGACGAGGAAGATCGAGGCGTCGTCGACGCGCTCGCGACGGTCGTATCGGACGGTGGCGGAGTCTTCACCGCCAACGACCGGATGGGGAGGCGCCGTCTCGCCTATCCGATCAAGAAGTTCGAGGACGGCGTCTACACGCGCTTCCTCTTCGACTCGGAGCCCGTCGTCCCGAAGGAGCTCGACCGCAGGCTCCGCATCAACGACAAGGTCATCCGTCACATGACGGTCCTCCTCGAGCCCGACTGGGCGGTCGCGGCGAAGGAGCAGGCGGTCCGCGACGCGCAGGCGCGCGCCGACGCCGAGGCCGCTCGCGCGGCCGGCGTCCTCATCGAGGCGACGGAAGCGCCCGCGCCGCGCGGCCGCGGCGAGCGCGACGAAGACGACGGCGAATTCGACGAGAGGGATTGA
- the rpsR gene encoding 30S ribosomal protein S18: MFRRRKYCKFCEDKAKWIDYKDLRTLQNYIPERAKVLPRRISGTCATHQRQLMQAIKRARNLALIPFTSD, from the coding sequence TTGTTCCGCCGGCGGAAGTACTGCAAGTTCTGCGAGGACAAGGCGAAGTGGATCGACTACAAGGACCTCCGGACGCTCCAGAACTACATCCCGGAGCGCGCCAAGGTCCTGCCGCGCCGGATCTCGGGGACCTGCGCGACGCACCAGCGCCAGCTCATGCAGGCGATCAAGCGCGCGCGCAACCTCGCGCTCATCCCGTTCACGTCCGACTAG
- the rplI gene encoding 50S ribosomal protein L9, whose product MKIVLRQDVDNLGDRGQVMTVKPGYARNFLFPKGLALEATPGNMRQIELQKKVWAVREAHEADDARKLAAHIAGITLTVKKKVGEGGALYGSVTGQEIADLMAARGVSIDRRKIQPHDPIKTLGVHTVGIKVHRQVTAQVTVQVEAEAAE is encoded by the coding sequence GTGAAGATCGTCCTCAGGCAAGACGTCGACAATCTCGGCGACCGCGGGCAGGTCATGACCGTCAAGCCGGGCTACGCACGAAACTTCCTGTTCCCGAAGGGCCTCGCACTCGAGGCGACGCCGGGGAACATGCGGCAGATCGAGCTGCAGAAGAAGGTCTGGGCGGTGCGCGAGGCCCACGAGGCCGACGACGCCCGCAAGCTCGCGGCGCACATCGCGGGGATCACGCTCACGGTGAAGAAGAAGGTCGGCGAGGGCGGCGCGCTCTACGGCTCGGTCACCGGGCAAGAGATCGCGGACCTCATGGCGGCGCGAGGCGTCTCGATCGATCGCCGGAAGATCCAGCCCCACGATCCGATCAAGACCTTGGGCGTGCACACCGTCGGCATCAAGGTCCATCGCCAGGTCACGGCGCAGGTCACGGTGCAGGTCGAGGCCGAGGCGGCCGAGTAG
- a CDS encoding DUF6677 family protein, with amino-acid sequence MAEAEVSNGRTALAIALGWLVPGAGHAFLGRMRRGIFFFVLIGASFTLGLAHDGRLALYSPGDSFLTGLQVVANVGVGPADAAARLAVYGEPAYELPDQNDPDYPRRANIFRDRQRSAVSAYGTAYLWTAGLMNLLLLLDVWDIAKRRKD; translated from the coding sequence ATGGCCGAGGCCGAGGTCTCGAACGGCCGGACGGCGCTCGCGATCGCGCTCGGGTGGCTGGTTCCGGGAGCCGGCCACGCGTTTCTCGGCCGGATGCGGCGCGGCATCTTCTTTTTCGTCCTCATCGGCGCATCGTTCACGCTCGGGCTCGCCCACGACGGACGCCTCGCCCTCTACAGCCCGGGCGATTCGTTCCTCACTGGGCTGCAGGTCGTCGCGAACGTCGGCGTCGGGCCGGCGGATGCCGCGGCGCGGCTCGCGGTCTACGGGGAGCCGGCCTACGAGCTTCCCGACCAGAACGATCCGGACTATCCGCGCCGCGCGAACATCTTCCGCGACCGGCAGCGCTCGGCGGTCTCGGCGTACGGTACGGCGTACCTCTGGACCGCGGGCCTCATGAACCTACTTCTCCTCCTCGACGTGTGGGACATCGCGAAACGGCGGAAGGACTGA
- a CDS encoding VanZ family protein: MIGRRLTLWGPLVLVLAVSFTLSSMSRVPGAEYFWDKLLHVIEYSGIGLFALRAFHGALTRPRLRPTLAASAFVILWGASDEFHQSFVPGRDASLLDLCADVVGAGVAVLLTFVLAWIREPRGAG, from the coding sequence GTGATCGGCCGGCGGCTCACGCTGTGGGGGCCGCTCGTCCTGGTCCTCGCGGTGAGTTTCACCCTCTCCTCGATGTCGCGGGTCCCCGGGGCGGAATACTTCTGGGACAAGCTGCTCCACGTCATCGAGTACTCCGGGATCGGCCTGTTCGCGTTGCGCGCGTTCCATGGCGCCCTGACGCGGCCGCGTCTCCGCCCGACGCTCGCGGCGAGCGCCTTCGTGATCCTCTGGGGTGCCTCCGACGAGTTCCATCAATCGTTCGTCCCCGGCCGCGACGCGTCGCTCCTGGACCTGTGCGCGGACGTCGTCGGGGCCGGCGTGGCCGTCCTCTTGACCTTCGTTCTCGCGTGGATCCGGGAGCCTCGCGGGGCGGGATAG
- a CDS encoding 3-isopropylmalate dehydrogenase — protein MERRYAMVPGDGIGIDVTREAVRVLEAAAKAFGFGLALESFDYGAERYLRTGETLPEGALETWEGFDAIFMGAFGDPRVPDMRHAADILLGTRFRMDLYANLRPVRCLAERLCPLRSYRADDVDFVVFRENTEGAYAGVGGIFKKGTPDEIGIQEDVNTRKGVERIIRAAFEHAKATGKTKVTMSDKSNALRHAHDIWQRVFASVAKEYPGIKTNHLYVDALTMQMIKDPSQFEVIVTCNMFGDIVTDLGAALQGGLGMAASGNLHPGKTSMFEPVHGSAPKYAGTDTANPFGAILTAAMMLEHTGLADAAKGIESAVVACLDAHECTADVGGSAGTRAATDAVLRRILA, from the coding sequence ATGGAGCGTCGGTACGCGATGGTGCCGGGCGACGGCATCGGGATCGACGTCACGCGCGAGGCGGTGCGCGTGCTCGAGGCGGCGGCGAAGGCGTTCGGCTTCGGCCTGGCGCTCGAATCGTTCGACTACGGTGCCGAGCGCTACCTGAGAACGGGGGAGACCCTCCCCGAAGGAGCGCTCGAGACGTGGGAAGGGTTCGACGCCATCTTCATGGGGGCGTTCGGCGACCCGCGCGTGCCCGACATGCGGCACGCCGCCGACATCCTCCTCGGCACGCGGTTCCGGATGGACCTCTACGCGAACCTCCGGCCGGTGCGATGCCTCGCCGAGCGCCTGTGCCCGCTCCGGAGCTACCGCGCGGACGACGTCGACTTCGTCGTCTTCCGCGAAAACACCGAAGGCGCCTACGCCGGCGTCGGCGGCATCTTCAAGAAGGGCACGCCCGACGAGATCGGCATCCAGGAGGACGTGAACACCCGGAAGGGGGTCGAGCGGATCATCCGCGCCGCGTTCGAGCACGCGAAGGCGACCGGCAAGACCAAGGTCACGATGTCGGACAAGTCCAACGCGCTCCGGCACGCCCACGACATCTGGCAGCGCGTCTTCGCGTCGGTCGCGAAGGAGTACCCGGGGATCAAGACGAATCATCTCTACGTCGACGCGCTCACGATGCAGATGATCAAGGACCCTTCGCAGTTCGAGGTCATCGTGACCTGCAACATGTTCGGCGACATCGTCACCGATCTCGGCGCCGCGCTGCAGGGCGGCCTCGGGATGGCGGCGTCGGGCAACCTCCACCCCGGCAAGACCTCGATGTTCGAGCCGGTGCACGGCAGCGCCCCGAAGTACGCGGGGACCGATACGGCGAACCCGTTCGGCGCGATCCTGACCGCGGCGATGATGCTCGAGCACACCGGTCTCGCCGACGCCGCGAAGGGGATCGAATCCGCGGTCGTCGCGTGCCTGGACGCGCACGAGTGCACGGCGGACGTCGGCGGGAGCGCGGGGACGCGCGCCGCGACGGACGCAGTTCTCAGGAGGATCCTCGCGTGA
- a CDS encoding enoyl-CoA hydratase/isomerase family protein, with protein MTKIRYEPKDGIAWITLVDPPANTYSYAMMRDLDHAILEARMDPAVHVLVLTGEGDKFFCAGADIKMLTEADPTFKYYFCLHANETLIRLEQTPKVVIAALNGHCVGGGLEIALACDLRVARAGGGKIGLPEINLGVLPGTGGTQRLARTLGRAKAFELMATGRTFAVEEALALGLVNEVLPGADFGAEVAAYAAKFLPPARASKAAGLIKRAVVSGLEAGFAEGLAIERELQQRLFESDDAREGLAAYVERRPPKFKGR; from the coding sequence GTGACCAAGATCCGCTACGAGCCCAAGGACGGGATCGCCTGGATCACGCTCGTCGATCCGCCGGCGAACACCTACAGCTACGCGATGATGCGCGACCTCGACCACGCGATCCTCGAGGCGCGCATGGACCCCGCGGTCCACGTGCTCGTCCTGACGGGCGAAGGGGACAAGTTCTTCTGCGCCGGCGCCGACATCAAGATGCTCACGGAGGCCGACCCGACGTTCAAGTACTACTTCTGCCTCCATGCCAACGAAACGCTGATTCGCCTGGAGCAGACGCCGAAGGTCGTCATCGCGGCCTTGAACGGCCACTGCGTGGGCGGGGGCCTCGAGATCGCCCTCGCGTGCGATCTCCGCGTCGCGCGAGCCGGCGGCGGCAAGATCGGCCTTCCCGAGATCAACCTCGGCGTCCTCCCGGGAACGGGTGGCACGCAGCGTCTCGCACGGACGCTCGGTCGCGCCAAGGCGTTCGAGCTCATGGCGACGGGACGGACGTTCGCGGTGGAGGAGGCGCTCGCGCTCGGCCTCGTGAACGAGGTCCTGCCCGGAGCCGACTTCGGCGCCGAGGTCGCCGCCTACGCCGCGAAGTTCCTGCCGCCGGCGCGCGCCTCGAAAGCGGCGGGCCTCATCAAGCGCGCCGTCGTCTCCGGCCTCGAGGCGGGATTCGCGGAAGGGCTCGCGATCGAGCGCGAGCTGCAGCAGCGCCTCTTCGAGTCCGACGACGCCCGTGAAGGGCTGGCGGCCTACGTCGAGAGGCGCCCGCCGAAGTTCAAGGGGCGCTAG
- the waaF gene encoding lipopolysaccharide heptosyltransferase II, producing MEILVVQTAFLGDIVLTTPLLREIKRANPGSRTTVATTPLGAALLAGHPAVDALHVLDKRGATKGPLGMLTAVRELRGKRFDVSIAAQRSSRTGLIVRFAGGLKRVGFGGAAGQWAYTDRVKWDGAVHAVHRYLALAGPLGGRPDADPQPMLAVHEAARSRIHKLLGDGDDLLAISPGSIWGTKRWTPEGFAAVARSAKDMGLRPVLVGSPDEADLCRSIADLAGGVPVLAGTTNIPDLVALLARSKALVVNDSGPGHVASAVGTPVVAIFGPTVPAFGYTPFGPRNMIVENPGLECRPCDRHGPQVCPLRHHRCMTEIPPARVVDALAQIVRPG from the coding sequence ATGGAGATCCTCGTCGTCCAGACGGCGTTCCTGGGCGACATCGTGCTGACGACTCCGCTCCTCCGCGAGATCAAGCGCGCGAACCCCGGTTCCCGTACCACCGTCGCGACGACGCCGCTCGGCGCCGCGCTCCTCGCGGGCCATCCCGCCGTGGACGCGCTCCACGTCCTCGACAAGCGCGGGGCGACGAAGGGGCCGCTCGGCATGCTCACGGCCGTTCGGGAATTGCGAGGTAAGAGATTCGACGTGTCGATCGCGGCGCAGCGCTCGAGCCGCACGGGACTCATCGTCCGATTTGCGGGAGGCCTTAAGCGTGTCGGGTTCGGCGGCGCGGCAGGGCAGTGGGCGTACACGGACCGTGTGAAGTGGGACGGCGCCGTCCACGCGGTTCACCGCTATCTCGCCCTCGCCGGGCCGCTCGGCGGCCGTCCTGACGCGGACCCGCAGCCGATGCTCGCCGTCCATGAGGCGGCGCGGTCTCGTATTCACAAGCTGCTCGGCGACGGTGACGACCTTCTCGCGATTTCACCCGGCTCGATCTGGGGCACGAAGCGTTGGACGCCCGAAGGCTTCGCTGCGGTCGCGCGCTCAGCGAAAGACATGGGGCTACGGCCGGTGCTCGTTGGCTCGCCCGACGAAGCGGACTTGTGCCGTTCGATCGCCGATCTCGCCGGCGGCGTCCCTGTCCTTGCGGGCACGACCAACATTCCCGATCTCGTCGCGCTGCTCGCGCGATCGAAGGCGCTCGTCGTCAACGACAGCGGGCCCGGCCACGTCGCGTCCGCGGTCGGAACGCCGGTCGTCGCGATCTTCGGCCCGACGGTGCCCGCGTTCGGCTACACGCCGTTCGGTCCGCGGAACATGATCGTCGAAAACCCGGGACTCGAATGCCGACCGTGTGACCGTCACGGGCCGCAAGTGTGCCCGCTCCGCCACCACCGCTGCATGACCGAGATCCCGCCGGCCCGCGTCGTCGACGCGCTCGCTCAGATCGTGCGGCCGGGGTAA